A region of the Arachis hypogaea cultivar Tifrunner chromosome 15, arahy.Tifrunner.gnm2.J5K5, whole genome shotgun sequence genome:
ttaaaagtaatttttaatttgatttaccaaacataaatattacaacttttaaaaaactaTCTTTTAAAAAGCtatcttttaaaagttagcttttataagctacttttaaaaaataaaagctttaccaaactaagcctgcAAAAGTTGCATTTCTATAATTTTGAAagccaaatattttattttcataaattatcCACAGCTATTATACTGAAAAACTAATTTAAGAATTGAAAATTTCAAAGAATTACTTTCACcatattgattattttattttcaactaaaTTTTAACTTGtatatgaataaataattttttaacaattttattattagattattaaattataaacatattattataaaataaattaatcttcttttaaaacaacaaaagaatcaattgacctcacaaaaataattattaaaaacttttaaacaataaaactttttaaaaaatagagcatatcatataaattttttaaaaattaatttgagtgTTTAATAGTAAAAGATTTATCCTAAAATGTAAAGTAAAAAAGTTAAAGCCAACAAACTATAATTTAAATACAAGTtaaattaggtttacttaatcttttaaattttttaaattttgaatttaaaaaattgaaaattaattaattattaatataaattaatgtgattttgtttaatttttggttgataacCTTTTAttccatatatttttttttaaataatataataaataataatctttttatttgtatataaaaattttgaattcgagtctttatttaatttaaaaaaaaaaaggtccaAGGATATTAAGAAGTGTTAGAAGTGAAGAGTGAAGAGGGAAGCCAACTTGGCGAACTTGCAATCTCAAAACTGTCTTCCCCAACCTGATTTCAGATTTCTAAACATGATATGAAATCCAAAGCCTCCTCCTTTTTCTTATTCTTAATTCATCTTCCAACCCCTTTTCGCTAATTCacataatctctctctctctctctctctccaatggCTTCCATTCCCACCCTTTCCTCTTCTTGTATACCTTCAATCTCTCCTAATAATGTTTCAAACCCCACCACCAACAACAATAATCTACACTTCACATCTCTCTTCGGAACCAGAATCACCATTCATCGCCTCTCTCCAATCCCTCCATTCCCCTCGGTGAGTTGCAGCACCCGTGCCACCACTGCAACGGTGTCCTTTAGTCTTCCCACCACGTAATTCTTCTCAAACTCAATTTGGGTTTCTTTAATTTTCCTCAAATTCGCTTAAAGTTGATcactttttcccccttttttttgtgTGCAGGAAACCCAAGGCGGATACAATTGACAAAATCCCACAGTGAGTTCATTGTTATTGTCTTTTATCACCAGTTTTAATTCAATGGATTtgagtttccttgcaatttagCTTAATCGTTtggttttctgttatttctgttaTCATCATCAATTTGTTGTTGCCAGCTGCATAATTTAGCTAGTTTCTTCAGCTGAAGTAGTTTGTTAGTGTGTCACTACTTAGGAGCTTATACACATTATTGTATATACTTTCAGATTGTTTTTCTGAGGGCCTGTTTTGTTTGGTTTGGATTGATTTAGGTGGTCTGCGAGGTCTATAAAGTCTTTTGCTATGGCAGAATTGGAAGCCAGGAAGCTGAAGTATCCCAACACAGGAACCGAAGCGCTTCTCATGGGGATTTTGGTAGAAGGTTTGTTGTAATTGGATGCCTTTTGAAATTTCAGTAATATATAGCGATACCATGCTTGATTTGTGTTTTGCCATGAAGGCTGTGATTCATCCACTGGACTTGTGCAGTATCCATTGATTGAATGCATAATTGTGTCTTATAAATTTCAGTTGTAGCTTGCTTAATGCTACTGGCAGTGAACTTATCCGATTGCATTACCGTTTGCTTCATATGTTTCCTTTTTAGGAATTACTTGTATCGAAGTTATGTCTTAAGGTATTGGTTATTTTGTGCAAGAACCAAGTGCGAGGATGTTAGAATGATGTAGAGTTTTGTTGCAGTGTTTGAAACAAGAGCAATATGATATTCTTTGAATAAATAGAAATGCAATGGTAAAGTTTCATGGTTGTAGATCGTGGGAAGGTCAGGTCAGAAATTGGATTGGATACTAAATGAAATTTGATTTCCAACTTCAGTCTTAAACAGCAATCCTGAAGTGTGTGCTGTCTTAGCTCTGATCAGAAAGCAATGCCCTTCCATCTTGATTTCAAGTTGAATGAATCCATTTTCTAAATTTATAGCTGTGTGCCTTTCTTCTACTCATAAGCgctacataattttttttgtattcttttagGAACAAGTAAAGCTGCAAAATTCTTGAGAGCCAATGGAGTTTCTCTTTTCAAAGTACGGGAAGAAACAGTAGAGCTACTTGGGAAATCTGACCTGTATTTCTTTAGCCCTGAGCATCCTCCATTGACCGAACCAGCTCAGAAAGCCCTTGACTGGGCTGTGGATGAGAAATTGAAGTCAGGTATTATGGTTTCTGCCTATCAGTTCCATGCCAAAATTTGTTCAATAAATGAGTTAGACTTTGCAcgaaatttaaatgaaatatattTTGGAAAGAAACTTTGAGTTGTCTTGTGCCCCATCTGAAAACGATTTTAAATGGTGATCTTGATCTTGCTTCCCTCATTATACCTTATTTACTTTTTGATGATCTCTTTTGTCACTGCTAAAGTTATGACATAAAATGTAGGTGATGGAGGCGAAATAACCGTGACTCATTTACTTCTTGGAGTTTGGGCCCAAGAAGGATCAGCAGGTCGCCAGATCTTGTCCACTTTAGGTTTCAATGATGAAAAAGCCAAAGAACTTGCCAAAGAAGTAAGCCTCAAGTTCTGTTGTTTTGGCTCCGCGGGATCCTCAGTATCGAATTAAACTAGATGGTTTTTCGTTTCTTGCAGATTAATGAAGATGTCGATTTGAGCTTTAAGAAGCAAGCTTGAGAAATTCCTTGAAAGTAGATTGATACCTTTTGATCCCTGGCATTGCAAGTTCCTTGAGAAAATTGACTgtactctcccttgttacaagTTCCTGCATTGATGTACTTGACATGTATGTCAAATACTGTTGTACACTAATTGGAGATGATGctttttctcattcttttttGTTTCAAGTTTTGAGGAGGTCAAAATTTTAAGTAGCTTTTTATGGCTTAATCTTAGTCTCACTGCTTTACGTTTCCTTGTAAGTTGTAACAACTTTTTGAATTTTAGTTCTATTTATACCTTTTTCCTTACATTGAAGCCATTCGTTCTCTCTTCTTATtattatcataaaattataatgTAATGGAACGTCAGACATTATTTTGATGgagataataataaattaaaaaattgttggCTGATGAGGTTTTTTAATTCAAGTTTACTTGACAAGGCAGAGAAATGGTAGAAGAATTGCTGAAAGTATGTTATGAAGTTAAAATCATGTTGGTTGTAATGTGGATGTGTTATTTTGGACTAAACCATCTGGATTATAATTTGCAACTTTTTCATCATTTTGTTTACAGTTCCAAGATTATATGATTTTGGCAAGAGTAATAGCCTAATAGGAGATAGTGGTTATGGAATTTCAACAGAAAACCAAAGTTGATGCTAAGACAAAATGACATGGGACTATGAGAGTATTCTATCCATTTCTCTCTTTCCACTCAAAGCTTTGAATGAGATTATCCTTAAAGATGCACGGATGAGTTCACATGACTGGTTAGTGGTAATGGTTTTAACTTAATTAAATGGTGAATGTTAgagaatcaatatttttaatggaaaaaaaattggaagTTGGTTAATGTTAGCTCAAACACagtaaaaacaaatgaaaatatGTTGGTCAGCTGATATTTTTGatgttttaatcttttttatCCTAAGTAAGTAGTTCCTTTTTCAAATTGTATTGGCAATTCTCAAGTTGAATAATCCATTGCCTTAATCATCCACTTAAAGGCAAATAATTGGTTATAGGATGTTTTCCATTTCTAAGGTAGATTCAAACTTTCAACCTCCTTAAGATATCAAATAATAAAGagtaaaatatcgtttttgtcccaacGTTTGGAGttatatccttaacgtttataaaagtgattcaatattatcctactatcaattatactaacaaatcagattatatttttcaattattctcacttggatgtgttcaattttaatattatacccactatttgtgtttagattcaattatgtccctagaaaagtgaattatgtaagtGTTGtaagaattagtttcaacatttgatgagctatttttcggagtagatgaTCAATTCTAcacagacatttgtattctaacttcaagaagagatttttaaaactcaaactaaagcgctcatgatgtgtaattgatgacaggataacattgaatcacttttacaaacgttagggatacaaatagaacgatttaaacgttagggatacaaataggatttaccccaaacgttggagacaaaaacgatactttactcaacaATAAATTATCTATTGATAAGACAAATTTAATTCGATTAAACAATTTATCATTTTAAGTTGTGAGTTAAAACTTAACTTAAATAATTGAATTAAAGAGATTTCTATTAAAACCTCTTTAGAATTGGAGCCAaagcttttatagaaaaaaatgcaaaatttaGTTTTCAATGTATTTATTAAGTATTTTCAAATTATTGTTTCACGTATATAAAAGAGTggctaaaattttttatatatgaatatttttagtgtgaaatacgagaatatttgattattttaatattttacattgctattttgtaaaaaaaaaattattttaattatgaaaagataaagggcttgtttgggtgtcaTTTTCGTAAAAGATcttttataaaactaaaaatgattttatgtttagatatctcatgtaaaaagatttttttatctatcaattatatgtttggataaaataagataaaagtatttttttattcatttattatgtgaaaaacatcttttttttttaaaaaaaatcttttaaaaaaaatataaattgtaacttctcaaaaaaatatttttttttttatttttctagtacttttacttttactattaaaaatttgtaaatacactaaaaaataaaaaatatttttttttatatttaatgccGCCCAAACAAGCACAAAACATTATTGACATTTTGTAAAATTATACAACAACATATACCACATAGTGTAGATCATCTTTAAAGAATTCACCACTCATAAGTCATAatccaatatataaaaaaaatttcaaaaaaagtatgtaaataaaataaaataaaaaatggcaAAGAAATGTGATGCCGGTGTGGTTTACACTTCACAACACAGGTTCTGAGTGACGATGGTTGTGTGTGTTGATGTGAGTCTTCATATTCATAACACTCCCGCCAAACAAAAAAACGCAGAAACCCTAATTTCTTCAGGGTTTAAGCtcatttcttcaattcttcttcccTGAGCTGAAAACCGAGAATTGAGAAGAACAAACTGTACTTACCAACTTACATTTGAAATTTTCACATTCCAAAGATTTAATCTTTGAGCTAAACAAAATGAGCTTCGCGGCCTACAAGATGATGCACTGCCCAACCGGCATCGATAACTGTGCCTCCGGTTTCCTCACTCACTCACGCGCCGACTACGTTCCACGCGTCCCTCCTCTTCCCGCCGACGACCTGGACCCTGACTCAGACTGGCCCAACCCCGCCACCCGCCGCGACCTCGGCCCCATTCCCAACCTTATCCTCACTTCTGCCAATGTCCTCGAAGTCTATGCCGTCAGGGTCCACGAGGAATCTGCTAAGGGTCCTCCGGCTGCAGCTGAGTCCAGCCGTGGCGGCGTTTTCGACGGCGTCACCGGGGCCTCACTCGAGCTTGTTTGCCATTACAGGTTTTTCTGCTTCTTTTAAATTTGGTTGTGCCGGGAATTTAGAATTGAAATTCAGCAAAATGTACTCTTTGTTTAGCTTGACTCGGTTGATTATATGGATTAGATGGAATTTAGAATGTGAAATTGGAagtaaagttttgatttttgaatcCCCCAAACACAAAGTTACTGGTACAATGTGGTTTCAGCTATGGAAGTTTAGTCACTAGTTGGTAATAGTTGTAGGTGTACACAAGTGATGCTAATATATGAGTTTGATTAGTTTCAGCTTATTTCAGCTGTTGGTTTTACTGGCCTAGCTGAGTCGAGCTGTCTTGTTGGTGCTGGGATTTAGAATTTGAAGTTCAGAACGAAGTTAtggttttattttttcttttttcttttactttttgacTATTGAAACTAATGAGTATACTGCGGACTGAGGTATGTTAAGTAAGCAGTAGTGCTTGGATTTATAATGAGTTAATGGAaaaattgattttctcttatttaacATTATATGGCTACATTGTGGCTTTTTACTTAACTATATTCTTTTATTGACTTCATTATTTTTTAGCCTCTTATATGTTGAATTGATTGCTAAAATGACATGAGCCGTGAATTTAGAGTGTTATACTTGGCATTTTCCCCCCAAAGTAATCAGCATATTGTGGTTGGCTAGTCTCTATTTGATATTACCTTATTGACAAGGGGATATGCCTTTAATCTGTTGAATTTACTGATGATTTGGTGTTTGGGCTTGTACTTGTGATTCAGGTTACATGGTAATGTTGAAGCCATGGGTGTGTTGAGCATTGGAGCTGGTGATGGTTCTAGAAGGAGGGATTCAATCATCTTAACTTTTAAAGATGCAAAGATTTCAGTtctagagtatgatgattctatTCATGGACTTCGTACAAGGTGAGTGGTTGCTTCTATCTTTTGGTCTGTTAATTATTTGTTagtaatgtatttttttttttgggaaaacgGCTTTGCACTTATATAGACTGAAAACTAGAAGGATCTTTAATGGGAGGTTGGGAGATGAAAGAAATCCTTGTAACGTGCACATGTTCAGCTGAAAAGTGTAATCCTGGCAAGCTTTATTTTCTGTTGGAGAGTTAAATTGCCAGATATTGTGGAGAGCTGactcctaaaccctaaagccctaAGTTGTCCTTCTAAGACATTGTGGAGTCCAATtttgagtatttttatttttatccaacttttttttaaaaaattatttctctaTCCACTAAGCTAGTCAAAATGGAGACTTCGCACACATTTAGTTTTGCTAGGATTCCACCTTTTAGTTGCAAAAAATATTAATGTTCCTTGGTGGCAATGAGGAACAACTAAGATATCCATCCAATGTAGTTGCTTCcattgagaatgaagttgaggCTGGTCATAATCTTTTGTACTACTCATTGGTTATATGTGTGCTTAAGTGTTTCTGATTACAGAGAACTATACTATTACTAATATCTATGATTCTTCAAGAAATTTCTGcaattctctttctccttctctttgtCCCCTCACTGATGTCCCTTCTTTTATTGGGGTCTATCTGTCTATGTGACAACTTAAAAATAATGTTATTTGATGGCAAAGTGTTCTTTTATAGAACTTGTATTCACTTATGATCTCAGGTACTCTTTACTATATTTTGTATGCATGTCTGTTTTACTAGCCTAAAGGATGAGGCTTAACTAtaatcttttctttgtttttagttCCTTGCATTGTTTTGAGGGTCCAGAATGGCTTCATTTGAAAAGAGGAAGAGAACAGTTTGCAAATGGTCCCCTGGTAAAGGTTGATCCTCAAGGCAGGTGTGGTGGGGTTCTTGTCTATGATTTGCAAATGATAATACTAAAGGCTACTCAGGTCTATTATCCTTCAtacttttcaatttaaaaaatcgtTGTAGTATCAATGTATCTTGTGAATTTCCCTTACTATCTgctcatctttaaaaaaaaaaaaatttgtgtttagaaaaagaaaaaaaaaaacgagaatcCTCCAAAAGATAGCACAAAGAACATTAATTAGAAAAACAATTAAACATGTGGCCTAAGCTGGCCAATCTCTTTACATGGATGACATGGGAGTTCTCTTTACATATATATCTGTTGCTAAAGTAACACAGAATCCACCTACATTCATGTGTAATAATTTTATTGCATTATGTAATTCAACTAATATCCCAAGTCTGATAGAATGCACTTTGAATATATACCATTTATTAAGTGTATTTTCTCATGGGAAATTTTCGATGTTAAGTATAATTTGGTGgacttttaattttcttaattggTGTTTTATTGCTGTCAGGCTGGTTCTGGTTTAGTTGGAGACGATGATACCTTGGGTTCTGGAGGTGCAGTTGCTGCTCGTATCGAGTCATCTTATATGATAAATCTACGGGACTTGGATATGAGGCATGTAAAAGATTTTACATTTGTTCATGGTTAGTGTAAGAGTATCATTTATTTGTGTTTTCTAGCATTTCAAAAAATCTTAGTGCTTCTTATACAGATAGATTACCATTCTCACCTAGGTTTTAGTTGTAATGTTGTTTTCAAGAAAAATATGAGTTGACTGATTAAAATTTATAGGCATAATCAGAATGTCATAGATTCTGTCCGTTGCACACTTGCATACCTAAATTGGTGTTCAATTTATACATGTATTAAATCCAAGAATggagaagatagaagaagaaaaagtgtgTCGGGGATCAAATCCAAATTAATGGTGATAGATTTGGTGTACAAAAGTAAAACACATATCAAGGTGTACAAATATCATTCTCCTTTTTCTATTATTCTATATCTCTGTCTCTGTTTGGTGGGGCTTTAAGCATGTCAATGTACCTAGTAATTTTTGGTTTGCTTGAGGGGACCTTTGTACAAATAGTTTACTTAAGTgtttatttgataaatttttttttgaaaagtagGTTATAAAGTCATTTTCTATTTGGATATGTAATTATATATGTACTTCTTTTAAGTGTTTTAAAAAGTGTTGCTAAAAAAACTGTGGAAGTGTTTCTCAAACCGTTACTCATCTGAAATTTATTTAACTTTGTGTATAGGATATATTGAACCTGTTATGGTCATCCTGCATGAATGCGAGCTTACTTGGGCTGGGCGTCTCTCGTGGAAGCACCATACATGCATGATATCTGCACTTAGTATTAGCACAACTTTGAAGCAGCATCCACTCATTTGGTCAGCTGTTGTAAGTGCAATATAGATGCCTTGATGGCGCTTCAACATTTTACCATTTTGCTAGATTGTGACTCTAGAAATATCGAAGAATTTAATAGAATTTCTGTCCCATCCTTGAATATCTTAAGTTGAAGTGTTTTGAGGTATGGCTGGTTTACTTAACCTGGCCATTTGTGACTACTActcatttatatatatttagtctTATCTATTTTTATTCTGCTAGTCATTGGTTTTGCTTACTATTGAATGGTAGACAAATGGAATGACACAAGAGTAGTCTATAGTGTATACTGTATTCAGTATATTGAATTATGCCATCTTTTTTCTCCACAACTTACTCCTTGAGTGTGATATTTCTTTTGTAAGTTGTTAAGCACAGTGAAATCCttctgttttatatatttttgaatgATATTTTGCTTGGAGATTCCAGAGTCCAGCATCTGTTTGTTTCTGCTGAATTTTCCTCCTtttttaaagatataattattttcttCAAATTGTGTTTTCACATGTCAGAATCTCCCCCATGATGCCTACAAGCTTCTAGCAGTGCCCTCACCAATAGGTGGTGTTCTTGTAATTGGAGCTAACACTATTCATTATCATAGTCAGGTAAGTGTATTGCTTTAACATAATCATACAATTGCTTCTCAACTTCTGTCAATTAGAAAGATATGTTAACTGAATTTTCAATCCTCCATTTTAAACAATATTtgcaataatataattatataggtCATTTTTGCAGTCAGCTTCATGTGCATTGGCCTTGAATAGCTATGCTGTTTCACTTGATAGCAGGTGGAGATTTTTTTCCTTTGTCTTTTAATTGCCGTTAAAAGTTTATGGCTATCTATCCATCATCATATCTTCAGCACTGAGAGGTTTTAATTCTATTTCAGTCAGGAGATGCCAAGATCAACTTTCAATGTGGAGCTTGATGCTGCCAATGCAACTTGGCTGTCAAATGATGTGGCCTTGCTGTCAACAAAAACTGGCGAACTGCTATTGCTTGTGCTTGTTTATGATGGAAGGTTTGTCATTCTTTTTCCATCTCATTCATTCATGTTCTTGATGTTGTGGGTGATATTTTCGTTTAGTTGTTTGGCAGCTGGAGAATTTATATTAGGATTATGCTCCATATAGGGAAACATAATTATTTGGGAAAGGTGAATTTTCTTGCTAGTAGTATTCCAAATAACTATTGTCAACATTTCAAACCTTTCACTTTTATCCCACcccgaaaaaaaaatcaaatctttcaatGTTCTTTTTTCCCTCCTCCCCCTGATAGGCCCATGTCACAAGGTAGAGGATAATCAATTTTAAGATTTCTGGATTTGACATAATGgatagagaaagagagagttaaTGTTGTTATTTGCTGCAATTGCCTTAGCTTGCATTGTACTTAAAATGACTGTCTGACTGATCACAGAACACAATTATGATTGAACCATGTATACTTAAACCAACAAATTCAATTCCAGGGTCGTGCAGAGACTTGATCTTTCCAAGTCAAAAGCTTCAGTTTTGTCATCTGTAAGTTTGGAAAACCTTGCATTTCGTGCTATTGCTGTTGCAAATTTGATTCTATACTTATCGGTTAGATTGAGTTTAACTTTTTGAATATCTTTAAGGGTATAACGACAATTGGAAATTCTCTGTTTTTTCTCGCGAGTCGATTGGGAGACAGTATGCTGGTGCAATTTTCTTGTGGATCTGGTGTTTCAATGTCATCGTCTAATAATCTAAAAGAGGAGGTGCACATTTAATATCTGGAACTTCTCTGCTACTTTCTTTCGATGCTGATTGTCAATTTTTTCAAGAGATTTCTGTTTAAACTAGGAACCCCCCCCCCTCCGGCTCCGcgggaacaaaaaaaaaaaaaatcttcaatGCATTTTTCAAGCAAAACTCGCTGTTGTAGTTTCTGTTACTGgtgttattattatcattatctgtAAAATTCTCCTCAACATTGGTAGGTTGGTGATATTGAAGTAGATGCTCCTTCATCAAAGAGATTGCGAAGGTCACCTTCTGATGCTTTGCAAGATTTGGTTAGTGGCGAGGAGCTTTCATTGTATGGATCTGCACCAAATAGAACAGAATCAGCACAGGTAGTGTCTCATTTTGCTTTTGTACATAGAGTAAGGTGACAACAGGATATGGAGTAGCCATTAatgtctttttcattttttttctcattaGAATTCTTTGGTGTATTGCACTTACTGAACTAGTTATATTTTGGCTGCAGAAAACATTCTCATTTGCAGTTAGGGATTCATTGATTAACGTTGGTCCTCTAAAAGATTTCTCATATGGTTTGAGGATAAATGCTGATGCAAATGCTACAGGGATTGCCAAACAGAGTAACTATGAATTGGTCAGTCTTTTTCCATGACTGGTCACTTTGTATGATTTCATGGGTTATTACTTTACGCACTTAATCCAAGCACTAATTACTTGCTAAGATTGGGCAAAAAGGAAAGGTGTGGGAGAAGAGGGAGTGAAGGAGGCCATTGTAGCAATTGATAGTGATTATGTATATTTGGCATAGATACATGTTTAATCCCTGAAAAATAGGATACTCCCTCTTCGAAAACCTAGCATAAATGACCcatactttttcattttttttatattttatttgtctcTCTACCAGAAGGGTCATTTACAGTCATCTTGTCTAATATTAGCACTGTTTACGATTCAATAATTTTGTTTTGCATATCTTTATTTACCCAGGTGTGCTGTTCTGGTCATGGAAAGAATGGTTCTATCTGTGTTCTTCGGCAATCAATTCGCCCAGAAGTGATAACTGAGGTTtgtctattttttatattatatcagctggttgtgtttttatttttcatttgtttaCATGAAGTACCTCAAATCTTGCTGCCTGTGCCTGTGACATAACTTCAAAATTTATCAGTAAACCCATGTGCAGCCCACCTAGTTTTTCAGTTTGCTGAATGACCGATATCTAAAGATTCTCTAATCAAAGTTTCAAAAGGAGTGAAGTGATATGAAATGAACCCGTATTTTCGCTTCTTGTATCATTTCAGGTTGAACTTCCTGGTTGCAAAGGAATTTGGACTGTTTATCATAAGAGCTCACGGTCTCATAGTGCTGATTCCTCTAAGATGGCTAATGATGACGATGAATATCATGCATACCTGATTATAAGTTTGGAGGCTCGTACTATGGTAATCTTCTTAATAAGTGTTTTATGTTTTGGTAGGATAACCTATGATTTGTAACAtgattcctctctctctctcggcTATCAATTTCATAATCATGTGTACTCTGCAGGACAACTGAGGGGTTAGGGCTTAGTGTAAAAACGTGTTAGGATTGCTTTTAAAAGTTTAAGAATGGTGCATGGCTTCATGAACAAGACTCTTGAGGATGCAAACCTAGTTTGTCATTCTTTTCTTGGAAACACTATTTACTTGCTGTCATGGTTTAAACTTTAACAGCTTAAGTTTAATGGAGATATAGTTTTTGGGATGATagtctatgtttttttttttttttatttcaagtt
Encoded here:
- the LOC112751666 gene encoding ATP-dependent Clp protease ATP-binding subunit CLPT1, chloroplastic — its product is MASIPTLSSSCIPSISPNNVSNPTTNNNNLHFTSLFGTRITIHRLSPIPPFPSVSCSTRATTATVSFSLPTTKPKADTIDKIPQWSARSIKSFAMAELEARKLKYPNTGTEALLMGILVEGTSKAAKFLRANGVSLFKVREETVELLGKSDLYFFSPEHPPLTEPAQKALDWAVDEKLKSGDGGEITVTHLLLGVWAQEGSAGRQILSTLGFNDEKAKELAKEINEDVDLSFKKQA